CCAGAGCTTTGTACGACGGGTTGGCCAACGCTCCATTCATGAAGCCAAAGTTTGTCCCTCCATGGAACATGTAGAGGTTGATGGACATTCCTCTTCTCAGTGTCTCTCTCACCACGGCAACCAAGTCTACATTAGAAAGGAAATTCCACATCGGTGCTTTGGCCCTTTGTGTTTATCATGTTCAACGgcaataattcatataaataactactaaataaatgaaacataatttaaattaataatgttttaactTTCTAgcattcatttacaaatatcaaaatattatttgttttattcaaactCATTTTTGTGTCATATGACATCATCTTACCCTCCGCAGGTAAACTATGGTGTAAACCGCCCCATCCATCAGACCTCCCTGTCCAGAGCTCCGTCACCAGCACAGGACTATTAGGCTTTATGCACATGCAAAGAAAGTAATGTTATACATTTCAAAgaacactattattatttttagatgctAAAATACCTACCTGTACTGTTTCCAGATACTTGATGTCTTCATGATTCATTTTCTGTAGATTTAGAGTTCTTAAAGCTGCGATGGAGGGATGTTCAGTGATTCATGTGTTTTATGgcatatgtattttttctatGCAAAGAGGCTGGTCTAATAAGGttgttttgaattctttttcaaaaaaacatagcGTTACAGCAAATAATCATAGAATTTCTAGTTTaattcttgtgttttgtttgtaccTCCTTGGACTCCACCATATTTTAGGCCATCATGATCGTCTGACGTGAGCAGAACTTCACTGATGCCTCTTTCTTGGAGAGCCTGGAAGACAACAAATTAAAATCCGGAAAAGAGCTTGACATCCGGGTTTGGAATGCTTATTCATACTTTACCTCTTTGATAAATGACAAGTAGTTTCCGTCTCTTGCATGTGATCCATATTTGTTCTCCACTTGAACGGCAATAATAGGCCCACCTTTCTTAAACTGACACCATATGAGGCCAACATCAAAGATCACTCAAGAGAATGTTTTTAGcacttgtgttttaaaaagaactCTACCTGGAAAGGCACCACTTTGGGAATTAGCTTATTGAAGTACATGTTTACAGCCGCTATGAATCCTGGGTAAGTTGTACGCAGCATCATCTCTCTATCACGCAAAAGCCAGCTGTAGAAGGAAGTGGTTTGTTTGTGGTGAGAGGAACTGAACAAATTTCTCTTTCTATGTCATGTTATACTATACAAAAACAGTGAACTTTAAATATCCTGTGTGCGACTTTGTGATTAGATTAATAGTAGACTGGTAAATTAAAGTTAATAGAATAAGCTGACATGCACTCGTAAACTGAGTAGACTACTAACACTCTGGTAGTTCATATGTATTATGAATTATGTGTTTCAAATGTACAATGCCTAACGTGAActaccaaaataaagtgttacccagttTAAAGACATGCCAGATACTTTATCTatgctttttgggtttttttcattCCCCTCATGACATGCATTACCAAAAAGTGCGGCACGTCGTTTCGGTTTGATGAAACCCTGCCTTTGCTTGCCGCCTCACAGCTTAATCACATTTTCTCTGGAATTTGCAGGGTTGCGACTTAAAAGTAATGCTACAGAAGAGCCGTTAAGATTTCATTTAATGGCACAAATCACCTGGGCAGTCCTCCAAGATCAAGATCGGAGCCTATGTACGGTCCTGGACGTAAAATTACCCAGAGTCCCACCTCTACAGCCAAGTGAAGGAAACTTCTGTGAAATGGATGGGCAAAAAAAATTAGATACCTAAAATGATCAGACAGAAGAAATTtggtattttaataattaaagcatttaacaaaacaaatgaatacacaaataaaatgtttttaatgaaagtattttaaataaattatgtaaatattgaatgaacatctaaaataaataaatatgtgaaagtTGGAATTTGCAAAGAACCacagttaattattaaaaaaattacttattgccattttaataattaaagtattttattaaataaatcagtcaaTACTTGAAAGCTGGAATTTGTAAAGAAgcatggttatttttttttttttaataaattaattattgccCTTTTAACAATTAAAGAATATATCTAACTAACTATctaaagaaatacatatttgaaaattGGAATTCGTAAAGAAGCACAGTTAACTACTTGGATGGATTGCTATGATTTTAATAGTTAaagtatttaacaaaaataaataaatcaatgcttGAAAGTTAGGATTTGTAAAGAagcataattcattatttagaactgaattattgtcatttattaatttaagcatttaacaTAAACGTCTTTAATTTTTGCAGTGATATTAGTCTTATTTGCCAGTAGAAGGGTTGTTTTGTTATGAAAGAGTGAGGATCTACATTAATGATGTATTCCCAGTGCTGTGCAGAGCCCAGATAATGATGCAGACCAGGATGAAACAAGAGCGAGAACAAAGTCCCTCCTGACAACAGCAGGCCGACAGTATTGTCAGAGGACCGGCAACAGGAGCTCTCGGAGATGTTTGTCTAACTACCGTAAGTGAAAGTCCAACAAGGCATTAAATAGAGGTGAGATCAAAATACGCCGATCACACATTATTTATTAGGTGATTAGGGAAAGGATTTCTTACTCTATGTCAAGGCCTCCCTGGAAACGTAGTTCTCCTTTCTCTGGCTGATGGAGAGACCATGGCACATCACTGCAAGATAAACACAGTCTGATTAGCGAATGCTTCTCAGCATCACTGGGATTCGCTGGGATTGTCCATTTCAGACCTACACCGTGAGAGTGTTGAGACCACAGGCTTTCATTTTCAACATCCGATCCTTCCAGTAAGCTCTGGGCAGGCGGAAGTAGTGTAAAGAGCCCCCCAGAATACGAAATGGCTTTCCTCCAAGAGTGAACTGGGACGAGTTCACCCTCAGACCCATCGATCgatttatctttatctttacTGTCGGACCTCTGGACAcacaacagaaataaatcagCCTCCTCAGGAAATTTACATTGCCATTTCAGCAGCTCAATCACTgggcaaaacaaataaatacttgcAAGTTGTTAAGAAGCACCGTTAATCGTTTcgaagttgtttttttcccgttaatattaattcagaatcgaataattataaataatttctcaaaagaaagaagCACGGTTAGCTATTTTGAAATGCACtattgccattttaaaaaagtatttaacataagtaaatacatacacacttGAAATCgttaataactaattaaattatttaaggtaaacaaagaaaaataaatatttgaaaactgaaattGGTAAAGCACAGGTCGGCCtagttattttgaaataataccattttaacaaacaaagcatttaacgtaaataaataaaaaataaaagagataaataaaaaatagaagagataaacagaaaatatggaaagtgaatttaaatttgattactgtcattttaataattaaagctTTCAAAATGTTAGAACAActgaattataatgaataatatgtcGATTTCAAAGAGAGGTTAAACACTACATGTCTCCTGTAAATACACTTCTGCAAtattggtaacattttattttacagtgtcctTTTTCTACACGAAGGCCTACATGCTGTGCTGTGTAAACAGTGAACTGGTACTAAAGTGGAAATTATGCTACATCATAGTTAGTTAGCTAGCTTACATCAACTGTTCATGAACCTAGTACTCATCCTAAACATACAGAAAGTAGACTATTggtaattaatattacttagcacttaaatatacaagtgcactgcaaggacacattaaaatacagtgaaactaaataataataattataataaaaacccTGCTAATACTGAGATGACTAGAGAATTACGCGTTTATTTTTATGCACCCTATTCATTCTGCGCAACTGCAtgcaaaagattttaaatatataaaaaataaacattaaagacTTTTTGGCTTATTAGAAACGTTGCCTTACCTGAAGTGTCGGTAAATAAGAAAGCACGCGAGACTCAAAAACAGAATAACATATCGCCTCCTATGATTATTTCTTACACTAAAAACAGCCATGTGTTCctgatttaagaaaatgtttcaaaaatattctgaaataaagtACCCAGCAGTATCTAGTAAAAGGCAGTGACATTTAGGCGGTAAGTTTCTAGCAACAAACAGAAAGCTTCTCTTGGGTATCTGCTTTGTAGTTCCTGTCAATGAGCCTGTCTAAAAACTACAAATCCCGTCATGTGTCAGACTGAACCGAGCATGCGCAGCTGCGCTGGC
This DNA window, taken from Puntigrus tetrazona isolate hp1 unplaced genomic scaffold, ASM1883169v1 S000000002, whole genome shotgun sequence, encodes the following:
- the LOC122331826 gene encoding beta-galactosidase-1-like protein 2 isoform X1; protein product: MAVFSVRNNHRRRYVILFLSLACFLIYRHFRGPTVKIKINRSMGLRVNSSQFTLGGKPFRILGGSLHYFRLPRAYWKDRMLKMKACGLNTLTVDVPWSLHQPEKGELRFQGGLDIESFLHLAVEVGLWVILRPGPYIGSDLDLGGLPSWLLRDREMMLRTTYPGFIAAVNMYFNKLIPKVVPFQFKKGGPIIAVQVENKYGSHARDGNYLSFIKEALQERGISEVLLTSDDHDGLKYGGVQGALRTLNLQKMNHEDIKYLETVQPNSPVLVTELWTGRSDGWGGLHHSLPAEDLVAVVRETLRRGMSINLYMFHGGTNFGFMNGALANPSYKALVTSYDYDAPLSEAGDYTPKYHLLRDLLSNFNGEIHPEMPGVRWKEDYEAAILFQHLSLWDALPYTHESFKSQFPVNMENLPVNNGNGQAYGYTLYETTIIKGGFLKSGHNIQDRALVFVNQSFIGIFHQRNVELAVPDGKEKRTLSLLVENCGRVHYGKDMDNQRKGIVGNILLNHTPLRDFTIYSLDMTPDFIDSLYRAPWKTVPNKPSFPGFFQGRLFVNGYPSDTFMKLPGWSKGVVFINGQNIGRYWDAGPQQALFLPGPFLNSGMNQVILFEEAEADFKIQFEESPDLGMTVDI
- the LOC122331826 gene encoding beta-galactosidase-1-like protein 2 isoform X2 → MAVFSVRNNHRRRYVILFLSLACFLIYRHFRGPTVKIKINRSMGLRVNSSQFTLGGKPFRILGGSLHYFRLPRAYWKDRMLKMKACGLNTLTVDVPWSLHQPEKGELRFQGGLDIESFLHLAVEVGLWVILRPGPYIGSDLDLGGLPSWLLRDREMMLRTTYPGFIAAVNMYFNKLIPKVVPFQFKKGGPIIAVQVENKYGSHARDGNYLSFIKEALQERGISEVLLTSDDHDGLKYGGVQGALRTLNLQKMNHEDIKYLETVQPNSPVLVTELWTGRSDGWGGLHHSLPAEDLVAVVRETLRRGMSINLYMFHGGTNFGFMNGALANPSYKALVTSYDYDAPLSEAGDYTPKYHLLRDLLSNFNGEIHPEMPGVRWKEDYEAAILFQHLSLWDALPYTHENLPVNNGNGQAYGYTLYETTIIKGGFLKSGHNIQDRALVFVNQSFIGIFHQRNVELAVPDGKEKRTLSLLVENCGRVHYGKDMDNQRKGIVGNILLNHTPLRDFTIYSLDMTPDFIDSLYRAPWKTVPNKPSFPGFFQGRLFVNGYPSDTFMKLPGWSKGVVFINGQNIGRYWDAGPQQALFLPGPFLNSGMNQVILFEEAEADFKIQFEESPDLGMTVDI
- the LOC122331826 gene encoding beta-galactosidase-1-like protein 2 isoform X3, whose protein sequence is MAVFSVRNNHRRRYVILFLSLACFLIYRHFRGPTVKIKINRSMGLRVNSSQFTLGGKPFRILGGSLHYFRLPRAYWKDRMLKMKACGLNTLTVDVPWSLHQPEKGELRFQGGLDIESFLHLAVEVGLWVILRPGPYIGSDLDLGGLPSWLLRDREMMLRTTYPGFIAAVNMYFNKLIPKVVPFQFKKGGPIIAVQVENKYGSHARDGNYLSFIKEALQERGISEVLLTSDDHDGLKYGGVQGALRTLNLQKMNHEDIKYLETVQPNSPVLVTELWTGRSDGWGGLHHSLPAEDLVAVVRETLRRGMSINLYMFHGGTNFGFMNGALANPSYKALVTSYDYDAPLSEAGDYTPKYHLLRDLLSNFNGEIHPEMPGVRWKEDYEAAILFQHLSLWDALPYTHESFKSQFPVNMENLPVNNGNGQAYGYTLYETTIIKGGFLKSGHNIQDRALVFVNQSFIGIFHQRNVELAVPDGKEKRTLSLLVENCGRVHYGKDMDNQRKACTEHLGRPSLTNLASQDFSREGYL